TGTGGCGTACTGTATAGTACAACCCATTCCTCAGCCTTTGCTTGCCTCGAATCTGGTGCCGTTACTGTGCCATCCGGTTTCTAAAACATTTTGCCGGTTATTACGAGTTCATCAATAAAGAGGAGGGCATGACCTTGTCAAAGGAAAAAGACTATACCGAGACCATGGCTGAGCTTCGGCGCCACCAGGAACTGCGGGCGCAAAGCTACCGTGAGCGGGCTCTTAAACTGTTTCCATGGGTCTGCGCCCGCTGCGGCCGTGAATTCGCCGGCAAAAAACTGCAGCAACTCACCGTCCACCACAAAGACCACAACCATGACAACAATCCCGCTGACGGCAGCAACTGGGAGCTTTTGTGCGTCTACTGCCACGACCACGAACACACAAAACAGGTCAATGCATCATTCTACGGCAGCCCGCCACCGACCGACGCAGAAAAACCAGCCACCACCTATTCGCCCTTTGCCGATCTTGACCAGCTGCTGAAGAAGAAGCAGTCACATTGAGCAACTACCTTTAAGGCGGTTCTGGGCCAGGGTCATTTGTTGCCCGGAAATTACGCAATGAATTCATGAACCGGGCACTAGAAAATATCGGCGGAAAACAAGTATATCCTGGTTTCTGACTGCCGCCAGCAGGAAGCCGACAGCCCGGCTTTCATGCAGGTGTGCGCAAGGAACTCCTCCCGGCTCCAGCCGTACTCGGTGGCCACCTGGGGCAGCAAAAGTCCGGCATGGCCCTGGCATTCAAGATACAAGCCATGCACCCCCACCTCAATCTCCTCAAAATCATTCACCAGCTGCAGAGGTGTCAGGACGGATATCTCCAGTTTCAGGGAGGTCAGTTCCTCGGCAGTGACCGCTGGGAAGCGAGGATCATGGAAGGCTGCGGCAATGGCCATCTCCCGAACCGTTTCCTCCAGCGGCCGGGTTGCTCGGATATGGCCGATGCAGCCGCGCAAGCTGCCATCTTTATAGAGGGTTACAAAAGCCCCGCGCAATTCCCGCAGATGTTCACCAGCTGCCGGATCATGATGGTGCGCCGGGACAGGTGCATTCAGATGGCCGGCAATCTCCGTTAACACCACCTGGCGGAGAAACTGCTTCTCCGCCGCCGTCAACCCCAAGTCCACCCCAACCTTTTTTTTCATGAGCATTCCCCTGTCTGGATATAAACCATGGACGGCATATCACTCCTCTTGACGGAACAAGGCAGCCGCCATGTAGCCCACCA
This is a stretch of genomic DNA from Candidatus Anaeroferrophillus wilburensis. It encodes these proteins:
- a CDS encoding HNH nuclease family protein, yielding MTLSKEKDYTETMAELRRHQELRAQSYRERALKLFPWVCARCGREFAGKKLQQLTVHHKDHNHDNNPADGSNWELLCVYCHDHEHTKQVNASFYGSPPPTDAEKPATTYSPFADLDQLLKKKQSH
- the amrA gene encoding AmmeMemoRadiSam system protein A, translated to MLMKKKVGVDLGLTAAEKQFLRQVVLTEIAGHLNAPVPAHHHDPAAGEHLRELRGAFVTLYKDGSLRGCIGHIRATRPLEETVREMAIAAAFHDPRFPAVTAEELTSLKLEISVLTPLQLVNDFEEIEVGVHGLYLECQGHAGLLLPQVATEYGWSREEFLAHTCMKAGLSASCWRQSETRIYLFSADIF